ggaagcTGTAAACAACTGGCTAAACTTGTCGTATTCTCTTGCATGGATCGTACTTCTCCCATAGGGCATCAAATTCATCTGAAAAAGCTCTGACAATGTCTTCATCACTTGTGATCACAACGTTCTCCCGATTTCCTGTGACAGCTTGTTTTGTCCAATTAAATGAGCcatttaaaatttgttttcgaTCAATGACAGCAAATTTGTGATGCATGAAGAACGAAGAAAGATCATGTCGTACTTGAATCCCCTCTCTCCTAAATTTTTCGATCTGAGAACCAGTCGATCCCATCTGTTCATTATCAGTCAAAATTCTAACAACGACGCCATTATTGTGGAGTAAGACAACAGCATCTGCAAGCTCTCGACAATTGATTGTGAACACGCAAACATCGAGAGTTTGTTTGGCCTCCAAAAGTACTTTTATCAGCTTGCTCAAAGAGGTGTCTTCGTGTGCAAATTGGCAATTTCGTCGATTACAGGTTCCCTCCAGTAGTAGCTGTCTACATGCAAGATGTCTGTCTGGAAAGAAAAGTACTCTGGGAACCGTTTGCCTCATCAACTTTTTCCTTGGAGAGGCTTCCACACCTTTCTCACAAACTCTCTTAATAAACACATAAGTTGTGTGAGCAATGATTCCAATTATCCACGACAATCGGATAATCCTTGAAAACTCGAAACAAGGTCGTGCACCGGCCATCTTGGTTATCGCTTGACGTTATGTAGGTGTAATGTTGAGTCGACATACTTCCCAACAGCCACTGCTTTCCTCGCCTCAACCTCCCTTCAGGCGTGCAGGCCTTTCACATGGacgtggaatagaagttagaaatccttcgcttttacggagattcatattattgtcaaacacccgctaaaatgctattttaaaaatatcgtTATTATCCTTGTAGCTTCAAAATGCCAGACATACCGTTCTTAATCATCACTACACGCATTCTCAGTCCGTAGTACAAAGGTCAGTGGAAAGCACCCTAATTTCCAGGTTAGGAAAGTTGTTGCTGACCCCACAAACATCCCAGCATTGCTTTCTGGGACTCTTACATTAGCCTTTCTCTGCCAGCAGAGGTttcttcttttgcgttcgctggatGGAGAGTCGAGACCACTGCCGCCCTTGTCACACgacggccatattgtcccgggagaccaaaagctttgttttaccacgccaagcctcacccccatggtttccactgcgaggcttggcgtggtaaaacaaagcttttttggtctcccgggacaatatggccgccgtgtgacaagggcgaatgggtcgaaactcactgtgttgagcatgcgagGCGGTTACTAAgagaccgaatcctcacgtgatacttcacaGGTTGTGTCAATCGCGTCCCAAGAGTCCGCTTTTCTATATTGGTCatcaccaagaacacggactctggcccgCTTCCATGGCAAGACGTCCTTATATCGCGGATTTCCGGATCGTCTATGCAAGCTCGGAAAtctgaaacaacagtggttgtcaacggttacaaaaattgATCTTCACTACGACTtcgcataaattggaagtggccagagtctgtgttcttggtgctggccaaaagaaaagcggactttGCGCGCGAACGAGAGTGATGTTGTGTGGGCACCCTTTATCAACATTgacaggggggaggggggcacaGGTGTGTTTACACGGTCTTGGttaaataggccttattcacgatggccgccatgttggttttcaaattgtgatgcaaattagccatgtgttatgctggggggcaaacattgcaaaaaaagcaaattgctgaaaatcggctcgtcgaaatagtgaaataacattgcaaaaagtccattttagtatttagagctaagtaccttttataggaattttatatcttttgattgcctttaactttttgactttctacttcgtttttcgttttcacgaaaaaaacgtcgaagtaatttgtgtaatgattgtattttactgcttaggtaataaacattcaatgaacctgaaacaaatcatctgtgtagctaagatgttcgttataacctctcaaacttgtgttgttttccccctcagaagtgtgtcgctaatttgcatgataatagcaaatccaacatggcggctatcgtaaATAAGGTCTATTAAGAAAGGGCTGCCTGTTGCCTGTGAAGTCATCATGTGCTGTGAACTGTCCCAACACTTGAGACCAGGATTGTatgtaaaaacggattcaatcacggcgggtctaatttgcaggtcattgtttcaccaatacagaaagtatcctaaacattcttaaaagctaaccttaggcctaattagtcctaaacaaacgtttttaggcctaaggttagcttttatgaatgtttaggatactttctgtattagtcaaacaatgacctgcaacctgcgacctgcaaattagacccgccggtgCGAGAaacagtgggctcaagtcatAGTCAGCGAACATATCACGGACCATGCGTTTTTAACAGTGGCATCCAAGATCCTGGACGGCAGTTTCAAAGTGAGTTCCGACCCATGGCTTAGGTCTCTTTTCGcatactcgtcagcccagcgaacgcaaaccAAGGAGACCTTTACCAGCAGGGAAACTAGCCTCTGAGATCCATAGCTATAGTACCAGACTTGCGACTAATTTAAAACTCTGAGAAACAATTCCCTTAGAATTAAACAAACTATCTTATAACCATTTTTATAGACAATACAAACTGTACCTTCTAAATGCTCGATCTCTCTCTTAAGTGAAGTCTACCCATATGCTGTTAATCTTATTAATACGTACAATAAATTGATGTTTTTATATAGGGAATTAAGAATATCTGTaataacattgcttttgttattcaaatgtgtcaaccacaggaacaaaagaccttttgtcTCGACAGCCAATAACAATagatgacgtcaacgatatcttccctatattaCGTACTAATAGCAGCTATCGCCAAGTGCCAACGACATAGTCAATATAACATCCATGTTAACAACTCAATGGTCACAAAAAGCAACACAAACGGCTCTCGCGGCCCGAAATTTACAACCGCGGCCAATAAGAACACGAATGCTGGTTCAGTCTC
The genomic region above belongs to Montipora capricornis isolate CH-2021 chromosome 8, ASM3666992v2, whole genome shotgun sequence and contains:
- the LOC138060302 gene encoding uncharacterized protein, translated to MAGARPCFEFSRIIRLSWIIGIIAHTTYVFIKRVCEKGVEASPRKKLMRQTVPRVLFFPDRHLACRQLLLEGTCNRRNCQFAHEDTSLSKLIKVLLEAKQTLDVCVFTINCRELADAVVLLHNNGVVVRILTDNEQMGSTGSQIEKFRREGIQVRHDLSSFFMHHKFAVIDRKQILNGSFNWTKQAVTGNRENVVITSDEDIVRAFSDEFDALWEKYDPCKRIRQV